The Lycium ferocissimum isolate CSIRO_LF1 chromosome 1, AGI_CSIRO_Lferr_CH_V1, whole genome shotgun sequence genome includes a region encoding these proteins:
- the LOC132064170 gene encoding uncharacterized protein LOC132064170, with protein MCIDYRQLNRDTIQNQYPIPRIDDLFDELQGAFVFSKVDLWLGHHQLKIRAEDVPKITNLFIDDILVYSRSKKDHEKCLRIALRERLLAKEVQTLANSFLRLAMSSTGRVLACDEARSSYLEQIKAKQFEDAKLYKIHDKVLRGESKEAMIDEEGVLRIKGRVKYEHQRPGGTLQKRPIPERM; from the exons atgtgcattgattatcgtcAGCTGAATAGGGATACTATCCAAAACCAGTATCCCATCccccgtattgatgatttgtttgatgaGCTTCAGGGAGCATTTGTGTTCTCTAAAGTTGACTTATGGTTAGGGCATCACCAGTTAAAGATTCgagcagaagatgttcctaAGATAACCAACC tgttcattgatgatatcctggtgtattctagaAGTAAGAAGGATCATGAGAAATGTTTGAGGATTGCTCTTAGG GAGCGTCTATTGGCTAAAGAGGtccagactctggctaacagtttttTGAGACTGGCTATGTCTAGCACGGGTAGAGTGTTGGCTTGTGATGAGGCTAGGTCATCGTATctagagcagattaaggctaagcagtttgaggatgctaagttATATAAAATTCATGACAAGGTGTTGCGCGGTGAgtccaaggaggccatgatcgACGAAGAGGGGGTGTTGCGGATTAAGGGGCGA gtgaagtatgaacatcagagACCTGGGGGTACACTTCAGAAGAGGCCCATTCCTGAGCGGATGTAG